A stretch of the Neofelis nebulosa isolate mNeoNeb1 chromosome 1, mNeoNeb1.pri, whole genome shotgun sequence genome encodes the following:
- the LOC131488234 gene encoding protein BUD31 homolog yields the protein MPKVKRSRKAPPDGWELIEPTLDELDQKMREAETEPHEGKRKVESLWPIFRIHHQKTRYIFDLFYKRKAISRELYEYCIKEGYADKNLIAKWKKQGYENLCCLRCIQTRDTNFGTNCICRVPKSKLEVGRIIECTHCGCRGCSG from the coding sequence ATGCCTAAAGTCAAAAGAAGCCGGAAAGCTCCCCCAGATGGTTGGGAGTTGATCGAGCCGACACTGGATGAATTAGATCAAAAGATGAGAGAAGCTGAAACAGAACCTcatgagggaaagaggaaagtggAATCTCTGTGGCCCATCTTCAGGATCCACCACCAGAAAACCCGCTATATTTTTGACCTCTTTTATAAGCGGAAAGCCATAAGCAGAGAACTATATGAATATTGTATTAAAGAAGGCTACGCAGACAAAAACCTGATCGCAAAATGGAAAAAGCAGGGGTATGAGAATTTATGCTGCCTGCGGTGCATTCAGACACGGGACACCAATTTTGGGACGAATTGCATTTGCCGGGTCCCCAAAAGCAAGCTGGAAGTGGGCCGGATCATCGAGTGCACGCACTGCGGCTGTCGGGGCTGCTCTGGCTGA